The Candidatus Methylomirabilota bacterium genome segment GGCGGATGCCCATGGCCACGATCCCGTGGAACACCATCGCGTTGTACACGTTGATCCAGAAGGCGAGCCGCGGCTGGCGGCCGGTCAGGTCTCCGAGGCTCAGCGACTGCAGCGCGCCCGCCCGCCCCGCGGCCTCGGTCCACGCCGGCGAGGCGCGCAGGGCGGCGTAATCGAGCCGGCCGTCGGTCCGCGTGTGAGATCCGATCGCGCCGAGCATCCCGCGCTGCAGGCTCTCGGCCTCCGCGGCCGGTCCGTCCGTCGCGACCGCGGCCTCCGGGTTGAGAATGACGCGCCCTAGTAGGGGTCTCATCGTCCGCTTCAGCATGCCGAGGTCCGGACGCGGAATGTCACGGCCGCGTCAATTCAGACGAATACGCCCTCGGGCAGGAATGCCGAGACGATCCAGTTGGGGGCGTCGACGATCTCGCTGATCTTGAGGTCCACCGTGACGCTGCAGAGGATGTAGGCCTCCTCGCGGGACAGCCCCCGCTCGCGCACGAGATGATCGATCATGTAGCGGACCGCCTGCTGGGAGGCCGCGAACAGATCGGGCCCGTGCGCGGTGGTGGCGAACCACGAGCCGGCCGGCGCGGCCGCCGACGGCGCGCGCGTGGTGCGCAGCTGCGGCTCGGCCAAGTGACGACCGCGCTCGAGGCCGAAGCGGGCGGTGACCCGGCCGCTCATCTCCACCGCGGTCACGCACACCTCGCCGTCGCCCTGGATCGCGTGGGTGTCGCCGACGCTGAAGAGGGCTCCGTCCACCCACACCGGCAGATAGAGCGTCGCGCCCGCGGTGAGCTGCTTGATGTCCATGTTGCCGCCGTTCTTCCGCGGCGGCATGGTGCTGTGGCCGCCGGCCTCGTCGAGCGCGGTCCCCATCACGCCCGGGAACGGGGCGAGGGGCACCGCGACGCGGCCGCCCGCGCGGGCGTGGGTGCCGTCGCTCAGGTCCCAGATCTGCAGGAACGGCTTGCCGAAGTCGGACTCGGGCAGGAGCCCGCGCCCGGGGCGGATCGCGGTCCAGCCGAATGCGGCCGGCTTCACCTCGAGGATCTCGACCACCAGCACGTCGCCCGGGCGCGCGCCCTTCACCGCCACCGGCCCGGTGAGCGGGTGGCCGCGGAAGGGGCCGCGCGCGAGCACGTCGGCGTGGGTGGAATCGGGCCGGTAGTAGCGGTCGGCCGCATCCCGGGTGTCGAAGACGACGGTGTCCCCCGGCTCGATGGCGAGCCGCGGGGGCAGCGCGTTGTTCCACTCGTAGTGCACCTGCTCGGCGTCGAGGCGATGGTCCATGGCGCCGTCGAGTATACACGTCGGATCACGCCCCCGCGGCCCGCGTAGTATGCTCTAGTCGTGGCGTTCACCGCGACGCTCTGGCGCTCCATCGAGCCGATCTACGCGGCGATCCTCGCGCACCCGTTCCTGCGCGGCCTCACCGACGGCTCGCTCCCCCACGAGGCCTTCCGCTTCTACGCGGTGCAGGACGCGCTCTACCTGCGCGACTTCGCCCGCGCGCTGGCCCTGGCCGCGGCCCGCGCGCCACGCGAGGAGTGGATCATCATGTTCAACGAGCACGCCGCCGGCGCGCTCAAGGTGGAGAAGACGCTCCACGAGTCGTTCTTCAAGGAGTTCGGCCTGTCGCCGCAGGCGGTGGCGGCCACCCCGCCGAGCCCGACGAACCTGGCCTACACGTCCTACCTGCTGGCCACCGCCCACGGGGGGCCGTTCCACGAGGCGGTCGCCGCGCTGCTGCCCTGCTACTGGATCTACTGGGAGGTCGGCAAGACCCTCGAGCGGTCCGGCTCGCGCGATCCGCTGTTCGCGCGCTGGATCGGGACGTACGCCTCCGAGGAGTTCGGCTCGGTGGTCCGCGAGGTCCTCGGGTGCGTCGACGCGCTGGCCGCCGACCTGCGCGAGCCGGAGCGCGATCGCATGACGCGGCACTTCGTGACGACCAGTCGCTACGAGTGGATGTTCTGGGACATGGGCTGGCGGCGTGAAGCCTGGCCGGTGTGATCCCGGCTCACCCGCTTCCGTCGACATCCCGAGTCGAACCGAACGCCGTCTCACCTGGGCGGAAAGCGCCGCCCGCCGCGCTATGCTAGCGCGATGACGTCACCGCGACGTCGGAAAGGACCCCGATGACCCGACCTCGCTACCACCTCGCCTGCGTGCTGGCCGTCGTGCTCGCGTCCTCGGCTCCCGTCGGTGCCGCCGACACCGTGAAGCTCGGCGACCTGCCCTCCATCTCCAACGCCGGCATCTACATCGCGCTGGAGAAGGGCTATTTCCAGGAGCGCGGCGTGATCGTGGAGACCGAGCGGTTCGCCTCCGCGGGCAAGCTGATCGCGCCGCTGGCCAGCGGCCAGCTCGACGTCTCGGTGGGGTCGCCCACGGCCGACCTCTTCAACTCGATCGCCGGCGGCATGGACTTCAAGATCGTGGCCGACAAAGGCCAGGTGGGCCCGGGGTACGACTTCACGCCACTGATCGTCCGGAAGGATCTGCTGGACTCGGGCAAGGTGAACAGCCTCCGGGACCTGAAGGGCATGAAGATCGCCACCGGGACCAAGGGCACCCCGCTGGACTTCTTCCTGGCCCGGACGATGGAGCACGCGGGCCTCGACTACGACGCGGTCGCGGTCGTGAACATGTCGCACGCGGACGGCGTCAAGGCGCTGGCCAGCAAGGCCGTCGAGGCGGTCTTCGCGCCGGAGCCGTGGGGCGCGAAGGCCGAGAAGCACAAGGTCGGCGTCCGCTACTTCCTGACCGACCAAGTCCCGGCGATCGCCACGTTCCAGGTCGGGGTGCTGATGTACAGCGGCAGGCTCATCAAGGAGCGACCCAGGGCGGGCCGCGCGTTTCTGCAGGCATACCTGCAGGGCGTGAAGGTCTACCACGACCGAGGCCTGCAGGATCCCGAGGTAGCCGGCATCCTCTCGAAGCACTTGAAGCTTCCGGTCGAGACCATCCAGGCGACCTATCCGGTCTACCTCGAGCGGAGCGGCAAGCCGCGCGTGCAGGACCTGGTCGCCTTGCAGGACTGGTTCCACCGGATGGGCTGGGTGAAGGAAAATCTGCCGATGAGCCAGGTGGTGGATCTGTCGTTCCTGGAATAGGATTCTACGGGTCCAGCCGGGGGGCGGCGACTACCTGACGGCTGCGAACCAGACGACACGCGGAGAGGCGCGACATGGCACAGGATCTCCCCGGCTACCTCGACCTCGTCAAGCGCACCCGGCCCGACGACCTCCTGGTGGTGTCGAAGGAGCTGGACCCGGCCTACGAGATCACCGCCCTGGTGGTGAAGCTCGAGCGCGAGGCGCGGAAGCGCCCGGTGGTGATCTGCGAGCGGGTGAAGGGCACGTCGTTCCCGGTGCTGACCAACCTGCACGCGAGCCGCTCGCGGCTGGCGCTCTCGATGGGCGCGGCGCCCGACGAGATGCTCACCACCTATTTGCGCGCCATGGACAAGCC includes the following:
- the tenA gene encoding thiaminase II — translated: MAFTATLWRSIEPIYAAILAHPFLRGLTDGSLPHEAFRFYAVQDALYLRDFARALALAAARAPREEWIIMFNEHAAGALKVEKTLHESFFKEFGLSPQAVAATPPSPTNLAYTSYLLATAHGGPFHEAVAALLPCYWIYWEVGKTLERSGSRDPLFARWIGTYASEEFGSVVREVLGCVDALAADLREPERDRMTRHFVTTSRYEWMFWDMGWRREAWPV
- a CDS encoding ABC transporter substrate-binding protein produces the protein MTRPRYHLACVLAVVLASSAPVGAADTVKLGDLPSISNAGIYIALEKGYFQERGVIVETERFASAGKLIAPLASGQLDVSVGSPTADLFNSIAGGMDFKIVADKGQVGPGYDFTPLIVRKDLLDSGKVNSLRDLKGMKIATGTKGTPLDFFLARTMEHAGLDYDAVAVVNMSHADGVKALASKAVEAVFAPEPWGAKAEKHKVGVRYFLTDQVPAIATFQVGVLMYSGRLIKERPRAGRAFLQAYLQGVKVYHDRGLQDPEVAGILSKHLKLPVETIQATYPVYLERSGKPRVQDLVALQDWFHRMGWVKENLPMSQVVDLSFLE
- a CDS encoding acetamidase/formamidase family protein, with the protein product MDHRLDAEQVHYEWNNALPPRLAIEPGDTVVFDTRDAADRYYRPDSTHADVLARGPFRGHPLTGPVAVKGARPGDVLVVEILEVKPAAFGWTAIRPGRGLLPESDFGKPFLQIWDLSDGTHARAGGRVAVPLAPFPGVMGTALDEAGGHSTMPPRKNGGNMDIKQLTAGATLYLPVWVDGALFSVGDTHAIQGDGEVCVTAVEMSGRVTARFGLERGRHLAEPQLRTTRAPSAAAPAGSWFATTAHGPDLFAASQQAVRYMIDHLVRERGLSREEAYILCSVTVDLKISEIVDAPNWIVSAFLPEGVFV